A single region of the Ascaphus truei isolate aAscTru1 chromosome 6, aAscTru1.hap1, whole genome shotgun sequence genome encodes:
- the PTP4A2 gene encoding protein tyrosine phosphatase type IVA 2, with protein MNRPAPVEISSECMRFLITHNPTNATLIKFTEELKKYGVTTLVRVCDATYDKAPVEKEGIQVVDWPFDDGAPPPTQIVDDWLNLLKTKFREEAGCCVAVHCVAGLGRAPVLVALALIESGMKYEDAVQFIRQKRRGAFNSKQLLYLEKYRPKMRLRFKDANVHCCMQ; from the exons ATGAACCGTCCGGCTCCAGTGGAGATCTCTTCCGAGTGTATGCGTTTTCTAATCACCCACAATCCGACCAATGCCACACTCATCAAGTTTACAGAG GAGCTTAAAAAGTATGGAGTCACCACCTTGGTGAGAGTCTGCGATGCCACCTATGACAAGGCTCCGGTAGAAAAGGAAGGAATCCAAGTCGTA gattGGCCATTTGATGATGGTGCCCCACCCCCAACGCAAATAGTTGACGACTGGCTGAACCTATTGAAAACCAAATTCCGCGAGGAGGCGGGATGCTGCGTTGCTGTGCACTGCGTGGCAGGGCTTGGGAG GGCCCCTGTGCTGGTCGCTCTGGCGCTCATTGAAAGCGGAATGAAGTACGAGGATGCTGTGCAGTTTATTAGGCA GAAACGGAGAGGAGCTTTTAATTCAAAACAACTGCTCTACTTGGAGAAGTACAGGCCCAAGATGCGACTGCGTTTCAAAGATGCCAACGTTCACTGCTGCATGCAGTAA